One genomic segment of Vulpes vulpes isolate BD-2025 chromosome 2, VulVul3, whole genome shotgun sequence includes these proteins:
- the HOXB13 gene encoding homeobox protein Hox-B13, with amino-acid sequence MEPGDYATLDGAKDLEGLSVVGGGRNLVAPSPLASHPAAAPPLMPAVNYAPLDLPGSTEPPKQCHPCPGVPQGAAPAPVPYGYFGGGYYSCRVARSSLKPCAQAATLAAYPAETATAGEEYPSRPTEFAFYPGYPGPYQPMASYLDVSVVQTLGAPGEPRHDSLLPVDSYQPWALTGGWNGQMCCQAEQNPPSAFWKAAFAESGTQHPPDGCAFRRGRKKRIPYSKGQLRELEREYSANKFITKDKRRKISAATSLSERQITIWFQNRRVKEKKVLAKIKTSTTL; translated from the exons ATGGAGCCCGGCGACTATGCCACCTTGGACGGGGCCAAGGACCTGGAAGGCTTGTCGGTAGTGGGAGGGGGTCGAAATCTCGTGGCGCCCTCGCCGCTGGCCAGCCACCCCGCCGCGGCGCCTCCGCTGATGCCCGCTGTCAACTACGCGCCGCTGGATCTGCCGGGCTCCACGGAACCGCCCAAGCAGTGCCACCCTTGCCCCGGGGTGCCCCAGGGGGCGGCCCCGGCTCCGGTGCCTTATGGCTACTTTGGAGGCGGGTACTACTCCTGCCGGGTGGCCCGGAGCTCGCTGAAACCCTGTGCCCAGGCGGCCACCCTAGCTGCCTACCCCGCGGAGACGGCCACGGCCGGGGAGGAGTACCCCAGCCGACCCACCGAGTTTGCCTTCTATCCTGGGTACCCGGGACCCTACCAGCCAATGGCCAGTTACCTGGATGTGTCGGTGGTGCAGACTCTGGGAGCCCCCGGGGAGCCTCGCCACGACTCCCTGCTGCCTGTGGACAGTTACCAGCCCTGGGCCCTCACCGGTGGCTGGAACGGCCAGATGTGTTGCCAGGCGGAGCAGAACCCACCCAGTGCCTTCTGGAAGGCAGCATTTGCAG AGTCAGGCACACAGCACCCTCCGGATGGTTGTGCCTTCCGACGTGGCCGTAAGAAGCGCATTCCTTACAGCAAGGGGCAGTTGCGGGAGCTGGAGCGCGAGTATTCAGCTAATAAGTTCATCACCAAGGACAAGAGGCGCAAGATCTCTGCGGCCACCAGCCTCTCAGAGCGCCAGATCACCATCTGGTTTCAGAACCGCAGGGTTAAGGAGAAGAAAGTCCTTGCCAAGATCAAGACCAGCACTACTCTGTGA